The Doryrhamphus excisus isolate RoL2022-K1 chromosome 22, RoL_Dexc_1.0, whole genome shotgun sequence genome segment tttttcatatgaactgaataatattacaaaatatgccagaagaaaatttgtaatttattgtattttttttcgtaTGAAAAGTTAAAGTTTGGAGTTTATTTGAACTTGTACACAAAGTACAATTGAATATAAGTGgaataattcaaattaaaacaacTGCGGTGAGACCAGCTATGTTGtttgacaggaagcagaactggaggtagcagagataaggatgctgaagttcacattgggaatgaccaggatggataggatcagaaacgagtacatcatagggacattacatgttagccggaggtatcagagataaggatgctgaggttctcattgggagtgaccaggattgataggatcaggaacaagtacaccagagggacattacatgttagccggaggtagcagagataaggatgctgaggttctcattgggagtgaccaggatggataggatcaggaacgagtacatcagagggacattacatgttagccggaggtagcagagataaggatgctgaggttctcattgggagtgaccaggatggataggatcaggaacgagtacatcagagggacattacatgttagctggAGGTAGCAtgagataaggatgctgaggttcacattgggagtgaccaggatggataggatcaggaacgagtacactagagggacattacatgttagctggAGGTAGGAGAGATGAGGAtcctgaggttctcattgggagtgaccatgatagataggatcaggaccgagtacatcagagggacattacatgttaaccggaggtagcagagatgaggatgctgaggttctcattgggagtgaccatgatggataggatcacatGTTAAGAGGCCTTACGGATAAAGTTTGGATGgttggttcggacatgtccacaggagaaatagtgaatatatatatgcttTATGGTTTatggaggtttatggatgtagcgaaggaggacatgagggtagtagAAAAACTGGAGTTTGGAGTACCATCAAAATTCGTCACACGTTTGAAAAATGGGAATCACAAGCAAGTTGACTTTTAtgaggtttttattatttggtgtgaTTCCAGTAGGGCGATTTTCCTTGGAGACGTCCTAGCAACCGGTTTGGGTGGTCATAGTACACATTACAACGTTAAAGATACAGTAACACAAAACCGCCGTTACAGTGAACAGTGTTGAGACTACAATGAAACAGGTTTCAGGAACAGAAGGGTGTAAACGCTCGAGAAgggtaaaaaaatgataaagGAATCAGTTGACCTCAGTGACGCGCCTCAGAGAGCCGATGGTGGGACTGGCGCTGCCCCACTCGCTGTGCCTGCGGTACTCGCCGGGGCGCAGGAAGTACTGGCGCCCCCTGTAGTTGGGGTGCTCGTGCAGAATCCAGTAGCCCTCCATGACGTTGACGGAGGAGATGTCACGGGTGTGGAAGCGCTCGTTCAGATCCGGGCAGTCTTCTATTAGCTCCAGATTCTGGCCGCCAAAATCAGAGCGCTCAAAGATCTTCATCCTGTAGCTGCCGTTGTACTAAAAGACCAAACCAAAATGGTTACATGGCGGCTTTGGGGGCTAAACCATTCCAAGTTCCAGTTCCGCAGATTGAAACTCACGGGTGGAACCATACGGCAGGAGCGGATGCAGTCGTTGAAGCCCGCCCAACGCTGGTAGTCTGGGTAGTCGCCTTTGTGCAGCATGTACTGGTAGCCCCCGTAGTTGGGCTTCTCGTAGGCCACCCAGCAGCCACTCTCCACGCGTATCGAGTTGCAGCGACTGAAGTAGTTCTGCATTTCCGGACAGTCGCTGTTGCACTCGAAGTGACGGCCCTGGAAGTTGCGGTCCTCGTAGAAGATGATCTGTGTGAGGGGGGAAAGGTAAAGGGTCATGATGGTATACGTGATTAGGGCAAGACCTGGAGTTGGGGCAATAGGTAGCATTCAGTCTAGACTTAAAACAAGGGCTAAAGTCAGTGCTGGGGCTCAGGATAGTGTTCAGTCTATGGTATAGGTTTGGAGCTGGAACAAGAGCTCGGATTAGGACTTGGGTTTGGGCAAGTGTCGGGCGGGCTTGGGTCAAATTGGGTTTGAGCTGGGGTTAAGGGCTACTGGTAGGGCTATGGGTCGAGCGAGAGTGCAAGCAAGAGTTCATGGTCTGATTTAAGTAAGGGACACTGTTAGTAGGGCTAAGGACTAGGCTATGGTTAGGTTTTAGGCTTGGGTTAGGGCTGGTGTTAAGTGCTACTGTTAGGGCTATCGGTCGAGCTCAAGTTGATAGGGTTGAAGAAAGGGATATTGTTAGGAGGGCAAGAGTTCATGGTAGGGTTTTAGTAAGGGATACTGTTAGGAGGGCTAAGGACTAGGCTAGGGTTACGTTTTAGGCTTGGACTTGGTTTAGGGCTGGGGTTAAGGGCTACTGTTCGGGCTATGGGTCGAGCTAGAGTCCAAGCAAGAGCTAATGGTAGGGTTAAAGTAAGGGATACTGTTAGAAGGGCTAAGGActaggctagggttaggttttAGGCTTGGTTCAGGGTTGGGGTTAAGGGCTACTGTTCAGGCTGTGGGTCGAGCTAGAGTCCAAGCAAGACTTAATGGTAGGGTTAAAGTAAGGGATACTGTTTGGAGGGCTAAGGACTGGGCTGGGTTTTAGACTTGGACTTGGTTTAGGGCTTTGGTTAAGGGTTAATGTTAGGGCTAATTTTTTTCGCTATGTTCAGTTAGGAAGTTAGGAATAGTGTTAACAAGTCCAAGGACTGGGCGAGGATTAGGTTTTAGGCTTGGACTTGGTTTAAGGCTGGGGTTAAGGACTACTGTTCGGGTTATGGGTCGAGCTAGAGTCCAAGCAAGAGCTAATGGTCGGGTTAAAGTAAGGCATAGTATTAGGAGGGCTAAGGACTGGGCTGGGTTTTAGACTTGGACTTGGTTTAGGGCTTTGGTTAAGGGTTAATGTTAGGGCTAAATTTTTTTTCGCTAGGTTCAGGGCAAGAGTTAGGGACAGAGTTAAAGTTAGGAATAGTGTTACCTAGTCCAAGCACTgggctagggttaggttttAGGCTTGAACTTGGTTCAGGGCGGGGGTTAAGGGCTACTGTTCGGGTTATGGGTCGAGCTAGAGTCCAAGCAAGACTTAATGGTAGGGTTAAAGTAAGGGATACTGTTAGGAGGGCTAAGGACTGGGCTGGGTTTTAGGCTTGGACTTGGGTTAAGGGTTAATGTTAGGGCTATATTTTTGGCTAGCTTCTGGCTAGTTAGGGGCAGAGTTAAAGTGAGGGCTAGTGTTAGCAGGGGCCAAGAATTAGACTAGAGTTAGGGTGAGGACTAAACTAGCAAACTAAAGCTAACTTCTGATGTCTCACGagtaaacaaaacattattaaaatacatttcgaTATAAAGTTGCTATGTgcaataatcacattttttccagGTGCTacaaacacaacagcaacaataatttgacagttttagcaataaatatatcaataaaaacCAGACTTTACAGTAGACATGGATCAAATAAAAACTTCTCAAGATTCTGTTACTATAAAAACGTCTTTTTGCAAACTTACCTTGCTCATTGTCACTGTGTTGAGCTGAGCTCAGAACCAATGCCGGGTCCTACTAGGCCTCTTTATAGACCTTGCTGGCTTTATAGAACGAATCCAAACAAAGCTTTGCCGTGTCAGCGGACTGCCCAGCGACGACGACGAGCCTGCTTTGTCTCTGCTAAACGCCGCGTGAAATACTGTACCGCTgcattttccacaataaaaccTGCAACATGTGCCTGAAAAGCTTGTTGATGATGTCGCAAAAATCAGTCGGCTATTTTTAAAATGGctgaaataaaccaaaaaagtcatattattgtTTAAAACATGACGGATTTTAATGTTAGATTTCAGTCTAATTCAGGGGCCTCATCCTGCGTAGCGAGCCCACCATGGGGTCATGGCAACCCCAGTCGCCGCAGGCTCTGTACTCGCCCGGTCTCAGGAAGTACTGGCGCCCCCTGTAGTTGGGATGCTCGTAGAAGATCCAGTAACCTTCCATGATGTTGCAGGAGTAGATGTCGCGGGAACGGAAGCGGTCGTAGAGGTTGGGGCAGTCGTCCATGAACTCCATAGCTTGTCCCACCATGTCGGGTCGGTTGTAGATCCTCATCTTGTAGGATCCTCGGTACTAAGAACGGGAAgatgattattatgtttttgtgcTCAAACCCCTGCGAGCCCTTTTTGTCAACCTTTtgtcaatatttatatttaggcTTGGGTTAGGGCTACTGTTAGAGCTATGGGTCGAGCGAGAGTGCAAgcaagagttcatggtcaggtTTAAGTAACTGTTAGGAGGGCTAAGGACTAGGCTATGGTTGGGTTTTAGGCTTGGGTTAGGGCTGGGGTTAAGGGCTACTGGTAGGGCTGTGGGTCGAGCTAGAGTCCAAGCAAGACTTAATGGTAGGGTTAAAGTAAGGGATACTGTTAGGAGGGCTAAGGACTGGGCTGGGTTTTAGACTTGGACTTGGTTTAGGGCTTTGGTTAAGGGTTAATTTTAgggctaattttttttcgcTAGGTTCAGGGCAAGAGTTAGGGACAGAGTTAAAGTTAGGAATAGTGTTAACAAGTCCAAGGACTGGGCGAGGGTTAGGTTTTAGGCTTGGATTTGGTTCAGGGTTGGGGTTAAGGGCTACTGTTCGGGCTATGGGTCGAGCTAGAGTCCAAGCAAGACTTAATGGTAGGGTTAAAGTAAGGGATACTGTTAGGAGGGCTAAGGACTGGGGTGGGTTTTAGACTTGGACTTGGTTTAGGGCTTTGGTTAAGGGTTTAATGTTAgggctaattttttttcgcTAGGTTCAGGGCAAGAGTTAAAGTTAGGAATAGTGTTAACAAGTCCAAGGACTGGGCGAGGGTTAGGTTTTAGGCTTGGATTTGGTTCAGGGTTGGGGTTAAGGGCTACTTTTTGGGCTGTGGGTCGAGCTAGAGTCCAAGCAAGAGCTAATGGTAGGGTCAAAGTAAGGGATAGTGTTAGGAGGGCTAAGGACTGGGCTGGGTTTTAGACTTGGACTTGGTTTAGGGCTTTTTGTCAACTCTTTGCCCCTGAGATGATGTTCCACTTTGAATTCAGGGGAGCGCTCGGTTTCTTTAAGGAGCAACAGATGAGCAACTACTCTTTTTTTCGGGGCGTGACagaagttttgatttttttttttttttttttactgttattattacacCCCCATCTGGAAAAGTGCCAGAAGCCCTCAGCGTGTGATTAGCAGAATTAGAATGAAGGTAGTGAGTCTTATGGGGTTGTATGATATTCCTTTTAAAGGCTGACTGCTTCTCCTTGTGGGCCTCACAGCAAAGCCTTTCATCCTATGACCTGCCAAAAGGATCTCTAAATGGAATCAAAAGACGGCGTGATTGACATCCATTTTGAAAAAGCCGCATTTGATGTGCAAGGTGAGACGAGTGCACACACAcgaggggggggagggggggactgGCGGTCCAAGCTGTCTGTTTGATTGACTTACGGGGGGGAACATCTGGCAGGAGCGGATGCAGTTGTTGAAGCCCATCCACGTGCGGTAGTCGGGGTACTCTCCCGGGCTGAGGATGTACTGGTAGCCCGTGTAGTTGGCCTTCTCGTATGCCACCCAGTGACCGCCGTTCACCCGGATGGAGTTGCAGCAGCTGAAGTGCCTGAAGGTGTCCGTGCAGTCGCTGCCGCATTCCCAGTGGCGGCCTTGGAAGTTGCGGCCTTCGTAGAAGATGATCTTGAAGTAGAGACGGAGATGTTGCGCTTCATTGAATGAGGCGTAGGGGGCACTGCTCTGCTTTGAATAAACCGTCACGGTCCAAGAGTATAGTAACAGGACGCGGTCACAATAGATCCGGGTTGGAAAATAGGAGGAATATTACCAGTACTGCATTccttatataataaaaatattacggCTAGCTGATACTAGCAGCCTTTGTTAGGTTTCTgaaggacaaaaaaatgaaaataaagttattttgtcTCCACTTTTGCACCCCTCATCAATGCTAACCATGTTGTGTGGCAAGGAGAGGAAGTGCTACCAAAGCTGGAGCCAACTACGGAAGCCCGGAAGTAGCAGAAgtgaaagaataaaataaagcacataCAAAAAAAGCGATGaaaatagagtgaaaaaaaagaaaaataaataactcattgagataaaattcacataattactaaatacagtaaacctcggatatatcggactcggatatatcggaaattcgctcacaacggacagataaaaaaagaaccgatttttctgttaatgcatttccaataaaaattcattgcatatatcggatttttttataacggatttcgcctatttcggacaaaatctccagtcccgttccaatgcatttccattaaatttccctcgcatatatcggatggccgcatcgtggcgctccgattcgccgaatcgtgacaggccgctatacgacagcgtttgcagcgttgcctgtgcgtccaggtacatcggaaacatagtcaaggaagtgcctttttataacggataaaatccgatttacgcatataccggatataaatccgatatatgcgtaaaactgacattttccggtatacgcatataacggatttcgcttatatcggacaaaaacaATTCCCACAACAAGTCTTATTAATGTCTTCTACGGCTccgctatattgggtaatatgagtgtaaaggttactataggggtgttatttcatgtctagagagctctaatgatggtaatatgcataaaactgacattttccggtatacgcatataacagatttcgcttatatcggacaaaaccagtgggaataattgaatccgatatatccgaggtttactgtaataataaatacgcacatttagaaaataaataatacagtgcatttttaacttaaattcATCCACAGAGGACCAATCAGGTTTTTATCAGGCATCCACAACATAAATAACGCCACAAAACACAATAGTGgtgctaaatgctaacagcaCTGCGGTTCGCTATTGTTGGTCAGATTCCCAAACGCAATTAACGTGCTAACGGCGCaccaaaattattaaaaagttttatattattattattattattattttatatttatatttaaatattttaaaaataataaaatattataataattaaaataaaattaaaataataattattatattattattatgtaaaatatgcaaatataacaatattattatatataattaatataataattagcattaatataataaaaaaagtgtgcTGAAAATGTATCTTATttgaaacaacaacataaaaaaagtaCGTGTAAATATTTGACATGTATTTTTGGCACAAATGTACTTCACTGTGTGTTCTACCGTAGTTATTTTCTGTGTTtacatcaacaacaacatgtTCAAATCCGAACCTGATATcaacatgtaaacaaaacacCAGACTTTTAGTCAAATCTAACCCAATAAATGGACCCCCTTAAAGTGCGACTTAGTagtactccaaaaaaaaaccaagcgTGTGAGTTTTCATACCTTCCCCATGGTCGGATGGATGTTAGCGCATCATAGCTgcacacacactttacagcTCCTTTTATACCCTCCCACTTACCTCTGGCCCCTTTTTTTGTCTCACAATGCTACCTTATCTGCGCTCTGCTAGAGTTTACCTATAGATACAAGCCTGCAAACGCTTGTACTATTCTGTGCTGACCATGTGACATATAGCCttttgggacaaaaaaaacaaacaaaaaaaaaaaaacaaagggacTTTTCAGTGCATCCTAACAACAGAGTGGTAAACTGagtggacggggggggggggggggcacatttatatttgtggaaaatgttcactttgtgttcaaaattcactcactaaatgtactgcaaaaaaaaaggtcagtaaggataattcataatgccgcctacagagaacatactaactccttatttctaaaatgacaaatacttcaacttgctgatatagttaatttccaaacagctaaaataatgtatacggctaaaaacaaccaattagctaaaaatgtcatccaatacatcTCTACAagaaccctaatcctaacccaattcaagaaacaatacaagcagttgatgtttgctaaatacaaggatgaagagtcttgaaccagtcatgatgtgctatatatatatatatatatatatatatatatatatatatatatatatatcactatattgacacttactatggtacccattatgtcattggatgctcatatcaccttgtacttcggtacatgacaaaaaaattaaattaaattaaattaaattttaaattattaatttatttaattttaaattaaattaaattaaattaaattaaattaaattaaattaaattaaattaaattaaattaaattaaattaaattaaattaaattaaattaaattaaattaaattaaattaaattaaagggtTAATGTTAGGGCGATATTTTGGGCTAGGTTCAAGGCAAGACTTAAGGACAGAGTTAAAGTTAAGAATAGTGTTAGCAGGGTCAAGGACTgggctagggttaggttttAGGCTTGGACTTGGTTTAAGGCTGGGGTAAAGGGCTACTGTTCGGGTTATGGGTCGAGCTAGAGTCCAAGCAAGAGTTAATGGTAGGGTTAAAGTAAGGGATACTGTTAGGAGGGCTAAGGACTGGGCTGGGTTTTAGACTTGGACTTGGTTTAGGGCTCAGGTTAAGGGTTAATGTTAGGGCTATATTTTTGCGCTAGGGTCGGGGCAAGAGTTAAGGACAGAGTTAAAGTCAGGGATAGTGttggtttaatttaataaaaaaacataaaattatattagaaagcaggaagtgaacaaatgtaacagttactgattgtaaaagtaccagatggaggggtaggatttaataagctttgcttcttcctactcctttttggacatgtggaactgggaactgattatgggatgcattcaattgtaatctgatgcatgttcaaatgaaataaaacaattaaaaaaaaatttaaaaaaaaaaaaaatattacattaaaaaaataaattaaaaaaaaacttaaattaggaaagcaggaagtgaacaaatgtaacagttactgattgtaaaagtaccagatggaggggtaggatttattaagctttgcttcttcctactcctttcggacatgtggaactgtgaactgattatgggatgcactcagattttaatctgatgcatattcaaatgaaataaaaccattaaattttttttaaaaaattaaacattttttttattaaattaaaaaaaaaaacaaacttaaattaggaaagcaggaagtgaacaaatgtaacagttactgattgtaaaagtaccagatgaaggggtaggatttaataagctttgcttcttcctactcctttcggacatgtggaactgggaactgattatgggatgcattcaattgtaatatgatgcatgttcaaatgaaattaaaccattacatttatatgatttttgagcagtgtgagaaatttcaagccaTTCCCGTGATGCGGTACAACTGGATTCAGCAAAAGTCACACTTTCAGGGTCAAATGTCGTCGCTACTATACGGTTAGCTTTGTGTTCTTGATATAATCTACAGTGATGTGTAGTAGTCTCTCTCCGCTTCCATCGCCTGCAGAGGTGCCGCAAAGCCAGATGCGACTGTTTtatacaagtacacacaagtacacacaagtacacactacTGGTCCATGAATAAAAAGCAAAGGTTGGGGGCATCTTTGTAAAAAAGTGATAGATGTTTTAGACTTGGGAGTCTTTTGCCTTGTAAGCGTAGCCGCGAGCTGCTGATGCCGCCATGCATTGTGTTGCCCCCGAAGCCCCACCCTCTCCCTCCCCATAGCTTGATGCCAGAAAGGTCATCTTTTAGCCTTTCATGGGGATAAAGAgcgagcgccccccccccctctctgtgcgctgcctttttgttgttgttttgccaaACTACAATAGCCCATTCTGTTGCAAAGTGCTAAGGGAACAGCGCTGATAAGCGTTTGCACCTTTTCCATTGAAGCGGCGCTCTTTTCCTATGACATAAGTGCATCATTTGATGtccttttattataatatttagggTGATTGTGGTAGATTAGCATATGCGCGATGGTGCAGTGGTTACCTCGACCCAGTCACATTTACAGCAGCCATTACCAAATGGCGAATCCATTGATTCCCAGTACATGTCCTGTGATGAATATAGTGTTCAATTTCTACAGACCATCTCCAAATGTACTTAGAAGACACCATAACCAACAAATCCGAACTACTACGAattttccaccatgatggaAATAATACAAGAACCTTATTCTCTTCTATTAAGAAACTACTCAAACCtcagcccaggggtgggcaaactttttgactcgcattgatataacaaaaattccgggggggggggggggggggggggggggggggcagactatatattttacacgtaacagtccacctggtattattgtatctgtaaaattgtcatgcaatctgctattattatttattattttatatttatatttaactattttaaaaataataaaatattataataattaaaataaaattaaaataataattagctgtcttggggcgagaggcggggtacaccctggactggtcgtaataataataataataataataataatagtaataataataataataataataataataataataataataataataataataataataataataataataataattcattcattttttaccgcttatcctcacgagggtcgcgggggtgctggagcctatcccagctgtcttggggcgagaggcggggtacaccctggactggtcgtaataataataataataataatagtaataataataataataataatatatatataaatatatatatataatatttaactattttaaaaataataaaatattataataattaaaataaaattaaaataataattagctgtcttggggcgagaggcggggtacaccctggactggtcgtaataataataataataataataataataataataattcattcattttttaccgcttatcctcacgagggtcgcggggggtgctggagcctatcccagctgtcttggggcgagaggcggggtacaccctggactggtcgtaataataataataataataataataataataataataataataataataataataataataataataataataataataatacattcattttctaccgcttatcctcacgagggtcgcgggggtgctggagcctatcccagctgtcttggggcgagaggcggggtacaccctggactggtcgtaataataataataataataataacaatcataattcattcattttctactgcttatcctcacgagggtcgcgggggtgctggagcctatcccagctgtcttgggacgagaggcggggtacaccctggactggtcgtaataataataacaataataataataataataatgattaatttataacgcactttacatcaaataaatgatctcaaagtgcacatatagcagactacatgacacttttacgtgtaaaatatgtgtaaaaatatacgtgtacaaatggactgtcacatgTAAAATCCTatacagtctgccccccccccccgtcaattttattaaatcaatgcggcccgcgagtcaaaaagtttgcccacctctggtaTAAACAAATGTATGGCAAACactgatattttatatattgtgtatatcgCCAATATactgttattttaattattgtacTTTAAAAATCTACCACCGCGGTACTCATACCGCAGTTTGAGAATAAGTACTCAaactatgagaaacaaataacgGGTTCGTTCATCTTGCAGGTTTAATTCTGACACAAGAGTGCCATGTGCGCAAAAAtgcccccatcatcatcatcatcaccatcatcatcatcatccaccaTGATAATCCCTAAGGAATGCTAGCTAACCCGAGCTCATTAGTCAGGACTTCTGGCTCTCGTCCCGCAGCTTCTCCAGTGTTCATCTTTAGTCGTGCTTCCCTTCGCCCCTCCCTGAAGGGAACGTAACATCACACACACGCCACGTTGCCGGGCTTCTTTCCTCCGAGGAGAAGAAAAGAAGCTACCCGCTGCGGAGCGTTCCACTCTTCATCTCAGAATgatggaagaaaggaaaaaaaggagaaaggaACATGGTGGCGGTGATGatgctggtggtggtgttgtgtgtgtgggggggctctGTTCACGGCTCCATTGTGTCCGAGGATCTCGCTGTGCGAATGCGTGTAATCGCGTGGGAGATGATGACACTACTAGCCTGGAGAAGGACTGTCAGTTGGGGACGGGGCTGATTGATGCGCACCCCATCGAGAGAGGAGAAACTTGGATAGACGGATAGCGATGGCGGCGTCAgctaacgtaaaaaaaaaacactttaggAAAAAAGCACATTCCTGTCACTAATTAGGATCTACACTTCCTCcatctatatacatatataatgtatacTAGTACAGTGGTATGGAAAagtaaaaccacccaaacatttataggttttcatatttttatgaggATAGCATGTTAATGTATActagtggtatgaaaaagtatctgaaccttttggaatttctcacatttctgcataaaatcacccatcaaatgaatgaatgaatgaaaaaacagtgtctgctttaactaaaaccacccaaacatttataggttttcatattttaatgagcatagcatgttaatgtatgctagtacagtggtatgaaaaagtatctgaaccttttggaatttctcacatttctgcataaaatcattatcaaatgaatgaatgaatgaaaaaacagtgtctgctttaactaaaaccacccaaacatttataggttttcatattttttatgaggatagcatgttaatgtatgctagtacagtggtatgaaaaagtatctgaaccttttctcacatttctgcataaaatcacccatcaaatgaatgaatgaatgaaaaaacagtgtctgcttgaactaaaaccacccaaacat includes the following:
- the crygmx gene encoding crystallin, gamma MX, giving the protein MSKIIFYEDRNFQGRHFECNSDCPEMQNYFSRCNSIRVESGCWVAYEKPNYGGYQYMLHKGDYPDYQRWAGFNDCIRSCRMVPPYNGSYRMKIFERSDFGGQNLELIEDCPDLNERFHTRDISSVNVMEGYWILHEHPNYRGRQYFLRPGEYRRHSEWGSASPTIGSLRRVTEVN
- the crygmxl2 gene encoding crystallin, gamma MX, like 2 isoform X1, producing MATSSSVVVGRDASKNATLVISDPTHHLRELASGERRPLTSSERCDHHRRHPDRISRGAREDVKRGANISGNTRVKPFTARWKYNVHKKLLLLTPVDRGSRKRSSPWQLLLYRDAVLQTEALGSTSSDHLLRRPQLPRPPLGMRQRLHGHLQALQLLQLHPGERRSLGGIREGQLHGLPVHPQPGRVPRLPHVDGLQQLHPLLPDVPPLPRILQDEDLQPTRHGGTSYGVHGRLPQPLRPLPFPRHLLLQHHGRLLDLLRASQLQGAPVLPETGRVQSLRRLGLP
- the crygmxl2 gene encoding crystallin, gamma MX, like 2 isoform X3 — encoded protein: MGKIIFYEGRNFQGRHWECGSDCTDTFRHFSCCNSIRVNGGHWVAYEKANYTGYQYILSPGEYPDYRTWMGFNNCIRSCQMFPPYRGSYKMRIYNRPDMVGQAMEFMDDCPNLYDRFRSRDIYSCNIMEGYWIFYEHPNYRGRQYFLRPGEYRACGDWGCHDPMVGSLRRMRPLN
- the crygmxl2 gene encoding crystallin, gamma MX, like 2 isoform X2, translating into MPSCKLKHWDQLPQIIFYEGRNFQGRHWECGSDCTDTFRHFSCCNSIRVNGGHWVAYEKANYTGYQYILSPGEYPDYRTWMGFNNCIRSCQMFPPYRGSYKMRIYNRPDMVGQAMEFMDDCPNLYDRFRSRDIYSCNIMEGYWIFYEHPNYRGRQYFLRPGEYRACGDWGCHDPMVGSLRRMRPLN